A single window of Microplitis demolitor isolate Queensland-Clemson2020A chromosome 7, iyMicDemo2.1a, whole genome shotgun sequence DNA harbors:
- the LOC103570952 gene encoding uncharacterized protein LOC103570952 yields MDLMRDWVDGINCHWVAMIAAGMYTHMREICVIGLCFEEGPIVHPSYSSLLFTFSILSVFAEHKPWPRSLKEPPVFLLYIYEMLVAALIANLSTRAIWTPLVHATWALTQESSKWLMWINSLMGLDHYSIIAYLANFMATDDAASYMTSCLSILSFVWMMDATESLDALLDLISK; encoded by the exons ATGGATTTGATGAGGGATTGGGTCGATGGCATAAATTGTCACTGGGTAGCGATGATTGCTGCTGGAATGTATACACACATGCGAGAAATATGTGTAATTGGATTGTGCTTTGAAGAAGGCCCGATCGTACATCCCTCTTATTCATCACTGCTctttactttttcaattttgtctGTCTTTGCTGAACACAAACCCTGGCCGAGGTCTCTAAAAGAGCCGCCTGTTTttctcttatatatttatgag atgcTGGTGGCTGCTCTGATAGCAAATTTATCAACGCGGGCTATCTGGACACCGCTGGTCCACGCGACCTGGGCACTGACTCAAGAGTCAAGTAAatgg ctaATGTGGATAAATTCTCTAATGGGCTTAGATCATTACTCAATAATTGCTTATCTTGCTAATTTCATGGCGACGGACGACGCAGCATCATATATGACGTCatgtttatcaatattgtcatTCGTGTGGATGATGGACGCCACTGAATCACTTGATGCTCTGCTCGACTTAATATCCAAGtag
- the LOC103570951 gene encoding aromatic-L-amino-acid decarboxylase yields the protein MDPESFKDFAKEMTEFITNYLENIRDRPVLPTVTPGYIKPLLPTTAPQTPDKWQEVMNDIERVIMPGVTHWHSPRFHAYFPTAQSYPSIVADMLSGAIACIGFSWIASPACTELEVVMLDWLGKMLELPKEFLACSGGKGGGVIQGTASEATLVALLGAKAKKIRQVKQEHPEWTDNEIIGKLVAYCSRQAHSSVERAGLLGGVQFHQLDVDSKSRLRGNTLAEAILQDQEKGLIPFYVVATLGTTCCCAFDCLDELGIVANREQIWLHVDAAYAGSAFICPEFRYLMKGIERADSFNFNPHKWMLVNFDCSTMWLKDPTNVINAFNVDPLYLKHDMQGSAPDYRHWQIPLGRRFRALKLWFVLRLYGVENLQKFIRKHVDQAHEFESYVLSDPRFEIIGEVILGLVCFRLKGSNELNESFLKRINGAGNIHLVPSKCCDVFFLRLAVCSRFSESKDIEFSWHEIKRIADQLLEEQSLSK from the exons atgGACCCAGAGAGCTTCAAAGATTTCGCTAAAGAAATGACCGAGTTCATCACCAACTACTTGGAGAACATCCGAGAcag ACCAGTATTGCCTACGGTGACTCCGGGATACATAAAACCTTTGCTGCCGACAACCGCGCCGCAGACTCCAGATAAGTGGCAAGAAGTAATGAACGATATTGAGAGAGTCATAATGCCTGgg GTAACTCATTGGCATAGCCCAAGGTTTCATGCTTATTTCCCAACAGCGCAATCGTATCCATCTATTGTTGCTGATATGCTAAGTGGTGCTATAGCTTGCATTGGTTTTTCTTGG atcGCAAGTCCAGCGTGTACAGAATTAGAAGTCGTAATGTTAGATTGGCTTGGAAAAATGCTCGAGCTCCCTAAAGAATTCTTAGCATGCAGTGGCGGTAAAGGCGGGGGTGTAATCCAAGGGACCGCAAGTGAAGCGACTCTAGTAGCTCTATTAGGTGcgaaagctaaaaaaatacgTCAAGTAAAACAAGAACATCCTGAATGGACCGACAATGAGATTATAGGAAAACTTGTCGCCTATTGTTCAC GCCAAGCTCACAGTTCAGTAGAACGCGCGGGATTACTCGGCGGTGTGCAATTTCATCAGCTTGATGTCGATTCTAAGTCCAGATTACGGGGGAATACTCTCGCTGAGGCTATTCTTCAAGATCAAGAAAAAGGTCTCATACCATTTTAC gtGGTAGCCACACTTGGAACAACTTGTTGCTGTGCATTTGACTGCTTAGATGAACTTGGTATCGTTGCTAATCGAGAGCAGATATGGCTGCATGTTGACGCTGCTTATGctg gctCAGCATTTATTTGTCCTGAGTTCCGGTACCTGATGAAAGGAATCGAACGAGCggattcttttaattttaatcctcaCAAATGGATGTTGGTTAATTTCGATTGTTCAACCATGTGGTTAAAAGATCCCACTAATGTTATCAATGCATTCAATGTAGATCCTTTGTATTTGAAACATGACATGCAGGGATCAGCACCTGATTACCGA cattgGCAAATACCATTGGGCAGAAGATTCCGTGCATTGAAACTTTGGTTCGTGTTGCGATTATACGGAGTAGAAAACCTACAGAAATTCATCCGTAAGCACGTGGACCAAGCGCATGAGTTTGAATCCTACGTACTTTCAGACCCacgatttgaaataattggtGAAGTTATTCTAGGATTAGTTTGCTTCCGGCTCAAG gGTTCCAATGAACTGAACGAGAGTTTCTTGAAAAGAATAAACGGAGCTGGTAATATTCACTTGGTACCGTCTAAATGCTGTGACGTTTTCTTTTTACGTTTAGCAGTTTGCTCCCGATTCAGCGAAAGCAAAGACATTGAGTTTTCATGGCACGAAATTAAACGGATCGCAGATCAACTTCTTGAAGAACAATCACTTTCGAAGTGA
- the LOC103570954 gene encoding solute carrier family 66 member 3, giving the protein MNLRIIADTLSIITITICFILKVPQILNLLSVKSAKGMSILGLMLELTSYTVTTCYNYTNGYSLLSYLEYPIILIQEYILIYLVLKYLKKINKLTLAIASCYFVLSTCILMGIIPRIILSFLTPMGTPISASSKIVQLLAIIRSKNSESVSILTWFISAFTNMTRIFTIWVDSADVLLLGNFIISTALSLSVMLSAIYYKPSKKSI; this is encoded by the exons ATGAATTTACGTATTATTGCAGATACACTCAGTATTATAACTATAACCATTTGTTTCATACTCAAGGTTCcgcagattttaaatttattgtctgtTAAATCTGCCAAAGGAATGTCTATTTTAGGATTGATGTTAGAACTTAccag TTACACTGTAACAACTTGTTACAATTACACCAATGGATATTCATTGTTGTCATACTTGGAATatccaattattttaatccaagAATATATACTgatatatttagtattaaaatatcttaaaaagataaataaactAACACTAGCAATTGCTTCATGCTACTTCGTCCTCAGTACCTGTATATTAATGGGAATAATCCCGAGAATaattctttcatttttaact cCGATGGGTACCCCGATATCTGCGTCGAGTAAAATAGTCCAGCTGCTAGCAATCATTAGATCCAAAAATTCTGAATCTGTTTCCATATTAACGTGGTTTATATCAGCATTCACAAATATGA cGAGGATATTTACTATATGGGTCGACTCTGCTGACGTTTTGTTactaggaaattttattatctcgACAGCACTAAGTCTGAGTGTTATGCTTTCGGCGATTTATTACAAGCcgagtaaaaaaagtatttaa